A segment of the Deltaproteobacteria bacterium RIFCSPHIGHO2_02_FULL_44_16 genome:
AGTCGCCTCGCGAACTCATTGATGCTTTCTATGCCAATATTCTTCATGAAGCTCTTGGGTTTTGGGGATCGAAAATTATTAATCATAAACGTAAATGTCCCCATGAACAGGATTTTCGCGAACTCGTTGCGTATTTTGAAAGCATTCATGTTCCAGTGGATCGTCGATTAGAACAGGAATCAGCGCATCTCATTCTGGAATATCTTCGCCACGAGCAAAAAGGGAAGCCGCTTGAATATGCTGATATTTTTGCGACTCGAATGGATCTGTTTATTTCAGTGACGCATGCGCTTGGATATATGCTGGGAGAAAAGCTTTATTATGGCCTTATGGACAACGTGATCAGCAAAAAAGAGATACGCCAACTTTTTTGTCGTGCGTGGCGACAAAAAGGAGAACCGCTCACGGTGTATTGGAAGATAAAAAAGAAATTGCAAACGGTTCGATTGCCCAAACGAATTTAGGGTCTCGACCCTAGGGTCAAGACCCTAGGTTTCGTAATATTCTCGTCCCAAATGCGTAATTTGCTCTTCACCCATCAGATAGCGAAGCGTATTTTTGAGTTTCATTTCTTGAATGAAAAGATTGTGCTCTGGATAGAGACCAGCGGCAACCATCGGAGATTTGTAATAGAAGGAGAGCCACTCCTGAATTCCTTTCAGCTTTGCTCGTTTTGCGAGATCCATAAAAAGAGCCAAATCTAAAACCAGAGGAGCTGCGAGAATGGAATCGCGGCAGAGAAAGTTAACCTTGATTTGCATCGGGTAGCCCATCCATCCAAAGATATCGATGTTGTCCCATCCCTCTTTGTTATCACCTCGTGGAGGATAGTAATGAATGCGGACTTTGTGATGCATATCGCCATAGAGATCGGGATTGAGATCAGGTTGCAAAATAGTTTCTAAGACAGAGAGCTTGCTCTCTTCTTTTGATTTGAAGGAACCAGGATCGTCCAACACTTCTCCATCTCGATTGCCTAAAATATTGGTGGAGAACCAACCATTGAGTCCTAATAAACGGGCACGAAATCCTGGCGCTAAAATCGTTTTGATCAACGTTTGACCTGTTTTGAAATCTTTTCCCGAAATAGGAACGCCATTTTTTTCTGCCAGCTCATGGATGGCGGGAGCATCGACCGTTAAGTTCGGAGCTCCATTGGCATAAGGAATCCCTAATGAGAGAGCTGCATAAGCATACAGCATAGAAGGAGAAATATCCGGATCATTTTGATCGAGTCCTTTTTCAAAAGCAGCGAGTGTTTGATGCACCGGCTTTACAGCAGTAAAGACCTCGGTCGATCCGCACCAGACCATGACGGAACGTGAGACACGATTGTGGTCTTCAAATTTTTTGATGTCTGCGATAAGTCCCTCAACCAGTTTACGTTTGGTCGAAGCTTGCTTGGTATGCGTCCCATCGAGTTTTTTGACCCACGTTTTTTCAAATGCTCCTTTAAAAGGAGAGATTTTCGAGAGAGGTTCTTTGAGTTCTTCTAAATCGTGAGGACGAAGAACCCCGGCTTTTTTTGCAGCTTCATATGCATTATCAGGGAAAATATCCCATGCCCCAAAAACAAGGTCGTTTAAATCGGCAAGAGGAACAAAGTCTTTGACTAAAGGACTGCGATGTTCTGTTCTTTTCCCAAGGCGAATGGTCCCCATTTGGGTTAAAGATCCGATTGGCTTTCGGCCATGATTCCGAATGGCTTCAACCCCGGCTATAAAGGTGGTACTGACAGCGCCAAGACCTACTAAAAGGATGCCTAAACGTCCTTCTGCTGGTGCAATCGTCGATACATTTTGTCGCATAACGTTCTCTCCATAATCGTGAAATTTCGTGTGTTGGTGTTAACTTTGCCCACTTCATTTATCAAGCGAATATTTTTTGTATTTATTTTAAATAAAGAAGCAACTTTTGAGAATGCACCTGCGATAAGAAGAGTGAAAGGGATATGGTGCATATGATCGGCAAAATTTTCCATAATATTGTGAATCTCTTCTCTCCTGAAGTGACACAGCAGGCGGCTCTTGAAACCGAGAAAAAAGAGAGATATGAAGCGCCGCCAGGCGTTGATGTTGCTCATCGTGTTTTGTCGGAAGAAGCTGCTCAAAGAAGGGCAGAGCTTGAAAACCTCGTTCGCGTTGGTATGCCGTATGTGAAACGGGATAACATGAAAAAACATATTCGCCGTACGGTCTGGAAAATTGTGGGAGAAAACTTCAAAACAACTGATCCTGATATGATCGAAGAAATTACGGAAAGTATTATTAATGTCGTTGAAATTGATCCTACCTACCAAAAAATCTTTGCTTCTTCTGAGGAGAGCGAAACCAAGAATGCATAACCATTCAAGAGTGCATTTTCAAAGCGCTTGTATGTCATTGCGAGGAGCAGAGCGACGAAGCAATCTCCTGTAGACAGTGATTTCAGGAGATCGCCACGCCCTTTGGGCTCGCGATGACATCCTTTTCAAACAGACTCTAGGCCTCTTCAAATTTTTCTTCATA
Coding sequences within it:
- a CDS encoding inositol-3-phosphate synthase, with product MRQNVSTIAPAEGRLGILLVGLGAVSTTFIAGVEAIRNHGRKPIGSLTQMGTIRLGKRTEHRSPLVKDFVPLADLNDLVFGAWDIFPDNAYEAAKKAGVLRPHDLEELKEPLSKISPFKGAFEKTWVKKLDGTHTKQASTKRKLVEGLIADIKKFEDHNRVSRSVMVWCGSTEVFTAVKPVHQTLAAFEKGLDQNDPDISPSMLYAYAALSLGIPYANGAPNLTVDAPAIHELAEKNGVPISGKDFKTGQTLIKTILAPGFRARLLGLNGWFSTNILGNRDGEVLDDPGSFKSKEESKLSVLETILQPDLNPDLYGDMHHKVRIHYYPPRGDNKEGWDNIDIFGWMGYPMQIKVNFLCRDSILAAPLVLDLALFMDLAKRAKLKGIQEWLSFYYKSPMVAAGLYPEHNLFIQEMKLKNTLRYLMGEEQITHLGREYYET